The Desulfobacterales bacterium genome contains a region encoding:
- a CDS encoding cytochrome c3 family protein → MKRLIIGLAVAGMLLVAPLLAVANNGPAKIDLKAKFGFEGKKAAVIFPHAEHQANNKCTDCHKDANGGALKVTIEKKKGSKNDFHVKLCFPCHKAKKVPKGKSCRTCHKKKK, encoded by the coding sequence ATGAAACGATTAATCATCGGGCTGGCCGTTGCCGGGATGCTGTTGGTTGCGCCGCTGCTGGCCGTTGCCAACAACGGACCGGCAAAAATCGACCTGAAGGCCAAGTTCGGCTTTGAGGGCAAAAAGGCGGCGGTGATCTTCCCCCATGCCGAGCACCAGGCAAACAACAAATGCACCGACTGCCACAAGGATGCCAACGGCGGCGCCCTCAAGGTGACGATCGAGAAGAAGAAGGGCTCCAAGAACGACTTCCACGTCAAGCTCTGCTTCCCCTGCCACAAGGCGAAGAAGGTGCCCAAGGGCAAGTCCTGCCGGACCTGCCACAAGAAGAAAAAATAG